CACCCTGTCTTGGAGGCTGTGTTCATGGCTTCAGCCGAGATACTCAGCAACCCGGACAGCAAAGAGGCTCGCTACCTGACTCAGCAGTTCGAACTGGTCAACCAGAAACTCGAAGGAATCCAAGATGAGATTGATCAAATTGCCCGGGAGCTGCAGAGGACATCGATGAACAAACAGAACTTTGATCGAGAGGCACAGATGCTGAGCCAGTACGAAAAGTTCCAGGACTTTGTCAATGCCAAGCCAAAGTTCAAAGAGAAGAAGATGGAGAAGTTCATTAGCCATTACGAGAACACCGATGCCGACTTGAACTTGGACGCACTCTACAATGCTGTCACCGGGGAAAGCACCTCAGGAGACCCGATGCTGAAAACGGTATTGGCCACAGAGCAGAGAAGCAGAAGGGCCGTTGAGGATTTCTGCGCCCGGCTGAAGAAGCTTTTTGTGGTGGGCATTATCGCCGTCATGGGCCATTCTGCCCTCAAGGAAGGAGTGGTGGGGGAGGATATGGTGAAGAAGTGGCAGGGCCGGATGGAGGATGTGGAGAATCGAATGAAAGCAGCTGTGGATGACTGTACAGAGAACTTTGCCGATCAAGCCAAGTTAGACATGGAGCACCTGCTTCAGGAGAATCCCGGCACAGTCGACCGTGAGTTCACCAAATCCCTTCTGGATTCGCTCGTTAAGAAATACGACTGGGTGAACTGGTCCATCAGGGCCTTCGGCAACAGGGAgcgcattttctttttcaactgGCTGGCAGGAAAGAAGTGCCATGGAAGTGGAGGAGCCAAttggtttgacattttgaccaAGAGCAAGATCAAAGTGGTGGTCTCTTTCTGTGTCGACCCCAAGCCCATTAACAAGAGTCAGATCCAGGAGCAGATTGAGAGTCAGAAGATGAAGGGGGACAT
This sequence is a window from Sander vitreus isolate 19-12246 chromosome 6, sanVit1, whole genome shotgun sequence. Protein-coding genes within it:
- the rpz5 gene encoding rapunzel 5: MNSVADWLVQNRDKIEKGVEIMGQASEVLAATVGQLHPVLEAVFMASAEILSNPDSKEARYLTQQFELVNQKLEGIQDEIDQIARELQRTSMNKQNFDREAQMLSQYEKFQDFVNAKPKFKEKKMEKFISHYENTDADLNLDALYNAVTGESTSGDPMLKTVLATEQRSRRAVEDFCARLKKLFVVGIIAVMGHSALKEGVVGEDMVKKWQGRMEDVENRMKAAVDDCTENFADQAKLDMEHLLQENPGTVDREFTKSLLDSLVKKYDWVNWSIRAFGNRERIFFFNWLAGKKCHGSGGANWFDILTKSKIKVVVSFCVDPKPINKSQIQEQIESQKMKGDMMAVALALNKSFPNCLVHAVSHYKEVVETNNFHEDCYYYGKHKRAYLCIHSE